One genomic segment of Nitrosopumilus sp. includes these proteins:
- a CDS encoding glycosyltransferase: MDRKLLISKLDQAIKNTVGDDGRNHYLIKRIKQKKELLKSDKKYIERILEIKIDKISDDDSSNISNDKTKQFFPNLNLAKCTTCNNEIKLEDKSIRDNHKWYHSKCFQKSIIRKHSTPISETIENRKKKSGKDPIQFLLTGIIFVFLITTVYFILGHISMIAMGLGGAITIYHITGASGKIFSKNVKGKKAPSVFLLFLLGSPFLIATMIAYEGYTLLESPVRIILLWAMTISFWSTMLFVPMAVLSKYREDIQEDVKSYPKISIIIPAFNEEKVIKNTIEGLLETKYPKKEIIFVDDGSTDKTLEIASEFKDQIKVLHKENGGKASALNYGLVYSSGEIIVIVDADTIIGRNSLKEIVKGFEIDEHVAAVAGNIKVRNRVNWITKCQALEYITGIQIVRRAFDIFGSITIVPGALGAFKKSLLTEAGAYGKETIVEDFDQTIKLLKAGLVTQGSSKATAYTEAPNSFRDFFAQRKRWYRGNIQVLKRHSDALTNPRFGYLQRLSLPYLFLGMVITPIIGYTALANAILGIILGDWLYVLQISLIFTVVHYLMSALAIRIDDEDPKLLWYAGFLVFGFKQIVDAMLLKAIIEHLQKKRATWTSAKRIGV, from the coding sequence TTGGACAGGAAGTTATTAATTTCAAAACTAGATCAAGCTATAAAAAATACTGTTGGTGATGATGGTAGAAATCATTATCTGATAAAAAGAATCAAACAAAAAAAAGAATTATTGAAATCAGATAAAAAATACATTGAAAGAATTTTAGAAATTAAAATTGATAAAATTTCTGATGATGATTCTTCAAATATATCTAATGATAAAACAAAACAATTTTTTCCAAATCTAAATCTTGCTAAATGTACAACATGTAATAATGAAATTAAATTAGAAGATAAATCAATTCGTGATAATCACAAATGGTATCATTCTAAATGCTTTCAGAAATCCATCATAAGAAAACATTCTACACCCATATCTGAAACTATAGAAAATAGAAAAAAGAAGAGTGGGAAAGATCCAATTCAATTTTTACTTACGGGAATAATTTTTGTATTTTTAATTACAACAGTATATTTCATTTTAGGTCATATCAGCATGATTGCAATGGGTCTTGGTGGAGCAATTACAATATATCATATAACAGGTGCTAGTGGAAAAATTTTCTCTAAAAATGTTAAAGGTAAGAAAGCACCATCGGTCTTTTTATTATTTTTACTTGGTTCTCCATTTCTAATTGCAACAATGATTGCATATGAGGGATACACATTATTAGAATCGCCAGTTAGAATAATCCTTCTTTGGGCAATGACTATTTCATTTTGGTCTACAATGTTATTTGTCCCAATGGCAGTTTTGAGCAAGTATAGAGAAGATATTCAGGAAGATGTAAAGTCATACCCAAAAATTTCAATAATCATTCCTGCATTTAATGAAGAAAAAGTGATTAAAAATACTATTGAGGGTTTACTTGAAACAAAATATCCTAAAAAAGAAATTATTTTTGTTGATGATGGAAGTACAGATAAAACATTAGAAATTGCATCTGAGTTTAAAGATCAAATCAAAGTTCTACATAAAGAAAACGGAGGAAAAGCATCTGCATTAAATTATGGGCTTGTATATTCTTCAGGAGAAATAATAGTAATTGTGGATGCAGATACGATAATTGGAAGAAATTCATTAAAAGAAATTGTCAAAGGATTCGAAATAGATGAGCATGTTGCAGCAGTAGCTGGAAACATCAAAGTTCGAAATCGTGTAAATTGGATTACAAAATGTCAAGCATTAGAATACATTACAGGCATTCAAATTGTAAGAAGAGCATTTGATATTTTTGGCTCAATAACAATTGTACCTGGTGCGTTAGGTGCATTTAAAAAATCACTGTTAACAGAAGCTGGAGCTTATGGAAAAGAAACAATAGTAGAGGATTTTGATCAAACAATAAAATTATTAAAAGCAGGATTAGTCACTCAAGGCAGTTCAAAAGCAACGGCTTATACCGAAGCACCAAACTCTTTTAGGGATTTTTTTGCGCAAAGAAAAAGATGGTATCGAGGAAATATTCAAGTATTAAAAAGACATTCAGATGCTTTGACAAACCCCCGATTTGGATATTTACAACGATTATCCTTACCTTATCTATTCTTAGGGATGGTAATCACGCCAATTATTGGATATACTGCATTAGCTAATGCAATTTTAGGCATAATCTTAGGAGATTGGTTATATGTTTTACAAATATCACTAATATTTACAGTAGTTCATTACCTAATGTCGGCCTTGGCAATTAGAATAGATGATGAGGATCCTAAGCTATTGTGGTATGCAGGATTTTTAGTTTTTGGATTTAAACAAATTGTAGATGCAATGCTACTAAAAGCAATTATAGAACATCTTCAAAAGAAAAGAGCTACTTGGACAAGTGCAAAAAGAATTGGGGTATGA
- a CDS encoding polysaccharide deacetylase family protein yields MQKELGYDLKFYELWLSVMLFAIILVISFDVAHAEESEFIEVEIKYTNGDRADFNGINLIVYQDFNNTPYVEKTLEKNPDVIFVPKNHRYKIEVYANGMYADAAYVELKDKSEKIDIHIPLPGGLELGVFYKNGKPIQGATVIIKSQDNTEWRKGITNDQGKTLRFWIQSTNRQQDFYIADIYLGEIFLKSFYPIKLQAGMAFDQKIITNIPEVVEELIIVNLYSGSKKITSNDGSYKVTINDLHGNKITSSDVTFRGDAQFSNLKSGTYIVKITSNNELEDTLWPQTKIHVIGDVNKFNIYKNLEIKETLETPFISCNCISFRLDDVQDYWLSETQLKIIDLFAEKNIPLTIGLIGNVTGYDKKITDKIKEKLIEGDIEIANHSWNNDILTSKSFEIQEKYILDTNKRIFEVYGVNPSVFIPPENMYDKNTINILKNNGFTHLTSHIKDNSLTKIDQDLFIVPATTETGKLFERTVWTMNDNNIIKNKIIQSIHERGYAIIMMHPQEFSLNENGVYGAPNQKAITELSLLLDELSELSSKIIKTSDVKPKENDIVKEAVEKQDTCNCVAFRLDGVQDYWLNNVQINIISTFLENKTPLTVGIIADAFGMDKKITDFIKENSAKPNSNLEIATKGLGLTPYTNYDKTEQNENLKKSIELIQTTTNIIPHVFIPPDNKINSNTLEILKENQITHISTSLINEGAPPFNLKGETIYRFPQTASTGKYNSATNLFEIKPTQQIFEEVNQSITNYGFAVVSIQPQEFSSIINSTYVNSPNQNNLDNLVDLLKMLKEKNYDIVTIGKINSNLVVSVPVWIKSNAGWWADGSIDDKTFVQGIEYLVKNGIIMVSEKSQITSDKEVIPVWIKSNAGWWADGSIDDKTFVQGIEYLVKNGIITY; encoded by the coding sequence GTGCAAAAAGAATTGGGGTATGATTTGAAATTTTATGAACTTTGGTTATCAGTAATGCTATTTGCCATAATTCTGGTAATTAGTTTTGATGTAGCACATGCAGAAGAATCTGAATTCATAGAAGTAGAAATCAAATACACTAATGGAGACAGAGCAGATTTTAATGGAATAAATCTAATAGTATATCAAGATTTTAATAATACCCCATATGTTGAAAAAACTTTAGAAAAAAACCCGGATGTTATTTTTGTTCCAAAAAATCATCGTTACAAGATAGAAGTTTATGCAAATGGAATGTATGCAGATGCAGCATATGTGGAACTTAAAGATAAATCTGAAAAAATAGATATCCATATCCCACTACCTGGAGGTTTAGAATTAGGAGTTTTTTATAAAAATGGCAAACCCATCCAAGGTGCCACAGTCATCATAAAATCTCAAGATAACACAGAATGGAGAAAAGGAATCACAAATGATCAGGGAAAAACATTACGTTTTTGGATTCAATCCACCAATAGACAGCAGGATTTCTATATTGCAGATATATATCTAGGGGAGATTTTTCTCAAATCATTTTATCCTATAAAACTTCAAGCAGGGATGGCATTTGATCAAAAAATAATCACCAATATTCCAGAAGTCGTAGAAGAATTAATAATCGTAAATCTATATTCAGGTTCAAAAAAAATTACATCAAATGACGGAAGTTACAAAGTAACAATTAACGATCTACATGGAAATAAAATTACATCTTCAGATGTGACTTTTAGAGGAGATGCACAATTTTCCAATTTAAAATCAGGCACATATATTGTTAAAATAACATCCAATAATGAACTAGAGGATACCCTTTGGCCTCAAACTAAAATTCACGTAATTGGAGATGTAAATAAATTCAATATTTATAAAAATCTTGAAATTAAAGAGACTTTAGAAACACCATTTATTTCGTGTAATTGCATTTCCTTTAGATTAGATGATGTTCAAGATTACTGGCTTTCTGAAACTCAGTTAAAAATAATAGATTTGTTTGCAGAAAAAAATATTCCATTAACTATTGGTTTAATAGGAAATGTAACAGGGTATGATAAAAAAATCACTGATAAAATTAAAGAAAAGTTAATTGAAGGAGATATAGAAATTGCAAACCATAGTTGGAATAATGATATACTGACCAGTAAAAGTTTTGAAATTCAAGAAAAATATATTCTTGATACAAATAAAAGAATATTTGAAGTTTATGGAGTAAATCCTTCTGTTTTTATTCCTCCTGAAAATATGTATGATAAAAATACAATAAATATTTTAAAAAATAACGGATTCACACATCTAACTTCACATATCAAAGACAATAGTCTTACAAAAATTGATCAGGATTTATTTATTGTACCTGCAACCACGGAAACTGGAAAACTGTTTGAGCGAACAGTATGGACTATGAATGATAACAACATCATCAAAAACAAAATAATTCAAAGTATTCATGAGAGAGGATATGCAATAATCATGATGCATCCACAAGAATTTTCTTTAAATGAAAATGGTGTTTATGGTGCACCCAATCAAAAAGCAATAACAGAATTGAGTTTATTATTAGATGAACTTTCAGAATTGAGTTCAAAAATAATTAAAACAAGTGATGTAAAACCTAAAGAAAACGACATAGTTAAGGAGGCAGTTGAAAAACAAGATACATGCAACTGTGTTGCATTTAGACTAGATGGAGTACAAGATTATTGGTTAAATAATGTCCAAATTAACATCATAAGTACATTTCTTGAAAATAAAACCCCTTTAACTGTAGGAATTATTGCTGATGCTTTTGGTATGGATAAAAAAATAACAGATTTTATTAAAGAAAACTCTGCAAAACCAAACTCAAATTTAGAAATTGCAACCAAGGGTTTAGGATTAACTCCATACACAAACTACGATAAAACAGAACAGAATGAAAATCTAAAAAAATCTATTGAATTAATTCAAACAACAACTAACATAATACCACATGTTTTCATTCCGCCAGATAATAAAATAAATTCCAATACATTAGAGATTTTAAAAGAAAATCAAATTACACACATCAGTACAAGTTTAATTAATGAAGGTGCTCCACCTTTTAATTTAAAGGGTGAAACCATCTATAGATTTCCACAGACTGCATCCACTGGAAAATACAATTCTGCAACAAATCTTTTTGAAATAAAACCAACACAACAGATTTTTGAAGAGGTAAATCAATCAATTACAAATTATGGGTTTGCAGTTGTTTCAATTCAACCACAAGAATTTTCATCAATAATAAATTCAACATATGTGAATTCTCCTAATCAAAATAATCTTGATAATTTGGTTGATCTCCTCAAGATGTTAAAAGAGAAAAATTATGACATAGTTACAATTGGAAAAATTAATTCAAATTTGGTAGTATCGGTACCTGTATGGATAAAATCTAATGCAGGTTGGTGGGCTGATGGCTCTATTGATGATAAAACATTTGTTCAGGGAATAGAGTACTTGGTAAAAAATGGAATCATTATGGTATCTGAAAAATCTCAAATCACATCAGATAAAGAAGTAATACCTGTATGGATAAAATCTAATGCAGGTTGGTGGGCTGATGGCTCTATTGATGATAAAACATTTGTTCAGGGAATAGAGTACTTGGTAAAAAATGGAATCATTACATATTAA
- a CDS encoding type II glyceraldehyde-3-phosphate dehydrogenase encodes MKRVFVNGFGSIGSRITSFLKDDPEIQVIGIGKYSPDDKVEIAISKGLDVYVPENKLENFSNYKIAGTINEALDNCDLVIDAAPGGYGYKNKINLYEPKNIPAIYQGGETIEGKESVSDLLFNSRVNYDKAIGKQHVMQGSCNVTGMGRVLEPLRNKFGDKIIRYDVTLVRRWADIEQTEKTIIDTIEMTEKPHHGDDVKTYFGKDAPLFVRAIKVPTRQMHLHIMDIRFKDIAPKPSEIHELFTNEFGVAILWTAKGTKDVRDYAQTMGFNFVDTNMIHIHANMTASIGDTTQLMYSDDQTGIVIPENHMLMQAMLFGRSYKDAFSHTESIFHMKEKKQKLEEHFKK; translated from the coding sequence ATGAAAAGAGTTTTTGTTAATGGATTTGGTTCAATTGGAAGTAGGATTACCTCCTTTCTTAAAGATGATCCTGAAATTCAAGTTATTGGGATTGGAAAGTATTCTCCTGATGATAAAGTAGAGATTGCAATCTCTAAAGGATTAGACGTATATGTTCCAGAAAACAAATTAGAAAATTTCTCAAATTATAAAATTGCGGGTACAATTAATGAGGCACTTGATAACTGTGATTTAGTTATAGATGCAGCACCTGGGGGATATGGTTATAAAAATAAGATTAATCTTTATGAACCAAAAAATATTCCTGCAATTTATCAGGGAGGAGAAACAATTGAAGGTAAAGAATCAGTTTCTGATTTATTATTTAATTCTAGAGTGAATTATGATAAAGCAATTGGAAAACAACATGTTATGCAAGGAAGTTGTAATGTTACAGGAATGGGAAGAGTGCTAGAGCCTTTACGTAATAAATTTGGAGATAAAATAATTCGTTATGATGTCACATTAGTTAGAAGATGGGCAGATATTGAGCAAACAGAAAAAACTATTATCGATACAATCGAGATGACTGAAAAACCACATCATGGTGATGATGTTAAAACATATTTTGGAAAAGATGCCCCCTTATTTGTAAGAGCAATCAAAGTTCCAACAAGACAAATGCATTTGCATATAATGGATATTAGATTCAAAGATATTGCCCCAAAACCATCAGAAATTCATGAATTATTTACAAATGAATTTGGAGTTGCAATTCTTTGGACTGCAAAAGGAACTAAAGATGTAAGAGATTACGCTCAAACTATGGGATTTAATTTTGTTGATACTAACATGATACACATACATGCTAACATGACAGCATCCATCGGGGACACTACTCAATTAATGTATTCTGATGATCAAACAGGAATTGTAATTCCAGAAAACCACATGTTGATGCAGGCAATGCTTTTTGGAAGATCTTACAAAGATGCTTTTTCACATACAGAATCAATATTTCATATGAAAGAAAAAAAGCAAAAATTAGAAGAACATTTTAAAAAATAG